The following proteins come from a genomic window of Gossypium raimondii isolate GPD5lz chromosome 5, ASM2569854v1, whole genome shotgun sequence:
- the LOC105768205 gene encoding trans-Golgi network-localized SYP41-interacting protein 1 isoform X3 produces the protein MDKNKSRTDMLAAGRQKLQQFRQKKDGKGSSSRGKSSKKSNKSDADAASSVGKPTVSSQVSEGETVAVDLTVSQFMESSSPSGLDTTAVVSSLEPSVSLTGNVETVVAHNAGVPVEVDSSVSNGVESTQCVDSMVSTEIHSSTADIPVSEGETEHNIVPQPSTSVDTVEGTVFKLNLVDSNEGTGQNPLFTALSQASGDQVTDIGAMQEADGLGLNQFDRGGETEFEIDGKLPLSEHGECAKSPEGETSEVTGLQGPSSEAKQAISRDDASVSIGAASSSQPEESFADSYQLTNKLAGEAIPCSHVDEKQAMGSPFGDYGDDKTLEEKQQCLPKGSFVSRDGSHERSHLTKFAGLPDPVLSLVRDGSPVRLPQLAEMIRSLDEDEYRHLLNLQALVSIADVATYGLALSYHSDLFEKVKEELYLTSSTKDIFYLQLAEQSDLHMQSDHHCQQLIDEISVLRSSVNGVLEKNACLVEELAQCRSELQVFASEREELQSQYNTLVDQKMSFHENEKLLKELADCRAMIAALQVEHSDISKSLALMTEERMKLEEEKELLALGKEKTALDLEEYKDLLAALQVEKSNLNGNLALVTEERKKLDEEKEYFVHENKRLASDLLVLQEQFATEHGQHIQLEAELKEVTVQLEKLIEENNFLNASLDVHKAKIAESESRATHNVKVGSQVKNLDVVSGVHENATEQEHSCQIPWKRDPELSTVVLEKALPDDVGGLSLALHEQEIFDESSGFLVLKEHLKEAERILQNLGMAIEQIHSHSMSLQQSSSKPVVPGVSKLIQAFESRVPHDEPKVEERGLTECQSLGDLLDSTKEITEALRAVLKLLVQDADNASSLYRGERNCRKSANLTFGELMVLHESLKEYSNNLEATNIELAVLYEAIKQHALLVEAKNKEFEVLYEALKQQESICSSENAELCQKLSDYQLRLTEMQGHFSDLQKRSDEMASDLYKQLESSQEEAAERALMVELEWKSKLTRIVETVRMLDGYVGRLSNSSFSNNSNDVLDTSSQVTTSVTSAINSIQDLQEKLEAANAGHDAMSSSYKEVDEKYNDLLRMNEVMTQILQKMYNGLKKLLIDSCALVGEAEMNPKVEKLPNLLDYSKYTIFIEQLENVLGERLHLQSVNDQLNSELVNRTRDFEEMSKECLNSNAIRKLIEHVENVVELGDYETDSYKTPGSRLELLVYLLVKKYKEIVELASDCRKEFGSKVIEVTELEEKMHQLDALRLQQELEIHTLKESLRQEEEALVTAHSELQEKKGELELSEQRVSSVREKLSIAVAKGKGLVVQRDGLKQSLAETSAELERCSQELQAKDARLQELEIKLKTYSEAGERVEALESELSYIRNSATALRESFLLKDSVLQRLEEILEELDLPEHFYSRDIIEKVDWLVKSTTDTWKEDPQQGSTLGEDLRRKYEDLQGKFYRLAERNEMLEQSLMERNHLLQKWEELLDGINMPSQMQSMEPEEKIEWLGRAFTEANHETNSLQKKIDNLENYYGSLAADLEGPEKRVADLEADLQSVMLERDQLSEKLETMTSNHHNLSAKAARFEVENENLQGKIYRLAERNELLEQSLMERSHLVQKWVELLDGIDMPSQMQSMEPEEKIEWFGRAITEANHERNSLQKKIDNLENYYGSLAADLEESEKRVADLGADLQSVTLERDKLSEKLETMTSNHHNVSAKAAHFEVENENLQIRVSGLQEELVKRMEEEEHLLRMDGEIRRLQHLISDVLPDADAKDLVSGGSSTACLERLLNKLIENYTNLKSMNPDLVDVEKDQPKIGDASLDEARSRDALTTEEDVASLKKKLEAMLLDLMQVKDERDEIFGKHQSLLHEVQALERKREELQELLNQEEQKSGSLREKLNLAVRKGKSLVQQRDSLKKTTEDMNAELERLKSEFSHRENALADYELKMRDFSAYRERVESLEADSLFLRNHLLETERMLEEKGLLLSRILNAIADIDVGNEINISDPVEKLELIEKVCHDLHAAAASSEQESRKSKTAAELLLAELNEVQERNDGLQEDLAKLASELTEVVKERDVAEAAKVEVLSRLEKLSAVHSEEKRKQYSELIMLQSSLDALRNGVNNVQGLASNIFSKDLEFLQNLEVIVKLCLEGGDAQDMSGWPYSTSSNLEDKENIQFVETWPVANMQDPVDDKSIVEVCGLLWQHLQDLRTEIAALKEKLIVQSKSLQEKGHGIWNVLEILHREKKSQKESFEAMRRNIMHLESVGEEKDMEILVLRRNIAFLYEACANSVLEIENQKAELLGNNLGTADLGTKMKPVILADGVRSLSGQNIVSAEKNIKTMADKLFSTVKDFLRMKAEITEGSQREMRITIANLQKELQEKDIQKDRICMELVSQIKLAEASSTNYSRDLQSSKTMVYDLEKELEVMREEQTSLQQRVKELENVQTNTVELQDRVKSLADVLSSKDQEIEALMQALDEEEVQMEELTKKIEELEKVLQQKNTDLENLEASRGKVMKKLSVTVSRFDELRDLSESLITKVEQLQSQLQDRDAEISFLRQEVTRCTNDVLAASQVGNKRDSDEINEFLTWLESIVSRVGLPDLHFDTKNSQVTEYKEIIQRRIISIISELENLREVAQNRDELLQAERSKVEELTRREETLKKTLHEKESQLNLLEGVGDVGQAAGLISEIVEVEPVINKRAIAGTSTASQVRSLRKVNTDQVAIPIDADDGNNSRLEDEDEDKVHGFKSLTTSRVVPRFTRPITDMIDGLWVSCDRALMRQPALRLGIIIYWALLHTLLGAFVF, from the exons ATGGACAAGAACAAGAGCCGTACTGACATGCTTGCTGCCGGACGTCAAAAG CTTCAACAATTTCGCCAGAAGAAGGATGGTAAAGGAAGTAGCAGTCGAGGAAAGTCTTCCAAAAAATCGAACAAATCTGATGCTGATGCAGCATCTTCAGTTGGCAAACCAACAGTCTCATCACAGGTCTCCGAAGGGGAAACTGTAGCTGTTGACTTGACAGTGTCACAGTTTATGGAGAGTTCATCCCCTTCTGGGCTTGATACTACTGCTGTTGTTTCTTCATTGGAACCTTCTGTATCTCTGACAGGCAATGTCGAGACTGTAGTAGCCCATAATGCTGGAGTACCTGTTGAGGTTGATTCTTCAGTCTCTAACGGAGTGGAAAGTACACAGTGTGTTGATAGTATGGTCAGCACAGAAATACATTCCTCAACTGCAGATATCCCAGTTTCTGaaggtgaaacagaacataatATTGTGCCACAACCTTCTACTTCAGTTGATACCGTAGAAGGGACAGTGTTTAAACTCAATTTGGTAGATTCCAACGAGGGAACTGGGCAGAATCCACTTTTTACGGCCCTGTCTCAAGCAAGTGGAGATCAGGTAACAGATATAG GGGCAATGCAGGAAGCTGATGGTTTGGGGTTGAACCAATTTGATAGGGGTGGTGAAACAGAGTTCGAAATTGATGGCAAACTTCCTTTGTCTGAGCATGGTGAATGTGCTAAATCTCCTGAAGGGGAAACTTCAGAAGTAACTGGCTTGCAGGGGCCATCTAGTGAGGCCAAGCAGGCTATCAGTAGAGATGATGCATCTGTATCTATTGGGGCAGCCAGCAGTTCCCAACCAGAGGAAAGTTTCGCTGATAGTTACCAGTTGACAAATAAACTTGCTGGAGAAGCAATACCTTGTTCACATGTTGATGAAAAACAAGCAATGGGCTCTCCATTTGGTGATTACGGTGATGACAAGACTTTGGAAGAAAAGCAGCAATGTTTACCCAAGGGCTCTTTTGTGTCTCGGGATGGAAGTCATGAAAGATCTCATCTGACAAAGTTCGCAGGTTTACCAGATCCAGTTCTGTCTCTTGTCAGAGATGGTTCTCCAGTCAGACTCCCTCAGCTAGCAGAGATGATAAGAAGTCTAGATGAAGATGAATATAGGCATCTGCTAAACTTGCAGGCATTAGTTTCTATTGCAGATGTTGCAACTTATGGTTTAGCGCTATCTTATCATTCAGATTTATTTGAGAAAGTAAAAGAGGAATTGTATCTCACAAGTTCTACGAAAGATATATTTTACTTGCAACTTGCTGAGCAGTCTGATCTGCATATGCAATCTGATCACCATTGTCAGCAGCTTATTGATGAGATATCTGTTCTTCGCTCTTCCGTCAACGGGGTTCTTGAGAAGAATGCATGCCTTGTAGAAGAGCTAGCACAATGCAGGTCTGAACTCCAGGTTTTTGCTAGTGAGAGGGAGGAACTGCAAAGCCAATATAATACACTTGTGGATCagaaaatgtcatttcatgagAATGAGAAGCTACTGAAAGAATTAGCTGACTGCAGAGCCATGATTGCAGCTTTACAGGTGGAACATTCTGATATAAGCAAGAGTCTTGCTTTGATGACGGAAGAGAGAATGAAgcttgaagaagaaaaggagtTGCTTGCACTCGGGAAAGAGAAAACAGCTCTTGACTTGGAAGAATATAAGGATTTGCTGGCTGCTTTACAAGTTGAAAAGTCGAATTTGAATGGGAACCTTGCTTTAGTTACAGAGGAGAGAAAGAAGCTTGATGAGGAAAAGGAGTATTTTGTCCATGAGAACAAGAGACTTGCTTCTGATCTGCTTGTTCTTCAAGAGCAGTTTGCTACGGAACATGGGCAACACATACAACTTGAGGCTGAATTAAAAGAAGTAACAGTACAACTGGAGAAGCTAATAGaggaaaataattttctcaatgcCAGTCTGGACGTGCATAAGGCCAAGATAGCTGAAAGCGAGAGTAGGGCAACCCACAATGTTAAAGTTGGGAGTCAAGTAAAAAACTTGGATGTGGTTAGTGGGGTCCATGAAAATGCTACTGAACAAGAACATTCCTGCCAAATACCTTGGAAGCGAGATCCTGAGTTATCCACTGTGGTATTGGAGAAAGCCTTGCCTGATGATGTTGGTGGGCTGTCACTTGCATTGCATGAGCAGGAAATCTTTGATGAATCTTCTGGTTTTCTAGTCTTGAAGGAACACTTGAAGGAGGCTGAAAGAATATTGCAAAACCTTGGAATGGCAATTGAACAGATACACTCCCATTCAATGTCATTACAACAGTCCAGCAGTAAACCGGTTGTGCCCGGAGTATCAAAACTAATTCAAGCCTTTGAGTCAAGAGTGCCTCATGATGAACCTAAGGTTGAGGAAAGAGGTTTGACTGAATGTCAATCACTGGGAGACCTGCTTGATTCAACTAAAGAGATAACGGAAGCTCTAAGAGCAGTGCTTAAGCTATTGGTTCAGGATGCTGATAATGCCAGTTCCTTATACAGAGGAGAGAGGAATTGTAGAAAATCTGCTAATTTGACATTCGGAGAGCTCATGGTTCTACATGAATCTTTGAAGGAATACAGTAATAATCTTGAAGCAACCAACATTGAGCTGGCAGTTCTGTATGAAGCTATTAAGCAACATGCACTTTTAGTTGAAGCTAAGAACAAGGAATTTGAGGTTCTTTATGAAGCTCTAAAGCAGCAAGAAAGTATCTGTAGTTCAGAAAATGCTGAGCTTTGCCAGAAATTGAGCGATTATCAGTTGAGACTTACTGAAATGCAGGGTCACTTTTCGGATTTACAGAAAAGGTCAGATGAGATGGCTTCTGATTTATATAAACAGTTAGAAAGTTCGCAGGAGGAGGCAGCTGAGAGGGCATTGATGGTTGAACTAGAATGGAAATCTAAGCTCACTCGGATTGTTGAGACAGTCAGGATGCTTGATGGATACGTTGGGAGGCTTTCCAACTCCAGCTTCTCAAATAACAGCAATGATGTTTTGGATACAAGTAGCCAGGTCACAACATCTGTTACTTCTGCCATTAACTCAATCCAAGATCTGCAAGAGAAACTAGAAGCTGCTAATGCAGGTCATGATGCGATGTCTAGTTCATACAAAGAAGTGGATGAGAAGTATAATGATTTACTCAGGATGAATGAAGTTATGACACAGATACTACAGAAGATGTACAATGGCCTGAAGAAACTTTTGATAGATTCGTGTGCATTGGTGGGTGAGGCTGAGATGAATCCAAAAGTTGAGAAGCTTCCAAATCTCTTAGATTATAGCAAGTATACAATCTTCATTGAACAACTGGAGAATGTTTTGGGTGAAAGGCTACATCTCCAGTCTGTTAATGATCAACTTAATTCAGAATTGGTGAATAGGACAAGAGACTTTGAGGAAATGAGCAAGGAATGCCTTAATTCAAATGCCATTCGAAAGCTTATAGAACATGTTGAGAATGTTGTAGAACTGGGAGACTATGAAACTGACTCATATAAAACACCTGGTTCCCGTCTTGAATTGTTAgtttatttgcttgttaagaaatacaaagaaattGTTGAGCTGGCGAGTGATTGTAGAAAGGAGTTTGGTTCTAAGGTGATCGAAGTGACAGAATTAGAGGAAAAGATGCATCAGTTGGATGCATTGAGGCTTCAGCAGGAGCTGGAAATCCATACTCTGAAAGAAAGTCTGCGCCAGGAAGAGGAAGCCCTTGTGACTGCACATTCTGAGTTACAGGAGAAAAAAGGTGAACTTGAACTGTCAGAGCAGCGAGTGTCTTCAGTTAGGGAGAAGCTTAGCATAGCTGTGGCAAAGGGGAAAGGTTTGGTAGTGCAGCGTGATGGTCTTAAGCAGTCACTTGCAGAGACATCTGCTGAACTTGAGAGATGCTCTCAGGAATTACAAGCAAAAGATGCCCGACTTCAGGAATTAGAAATAAAACTGAAGACTTACTCAGAGGCAGGTGAGCGTGTGGAAGCTCTGGAATCTGAACTTTCATACATTCGCAACTCAGCTACTGCTTTAAGAGAATCATTTCTACTCAAAGACTCCGTACTGCAGAGACTTGAAGAGATTTTAGAAGAACTAGATCTGCCTGAGCATTTCTATTCTAgagatattattgaaaaggttGATTGGTTAGTAAAGTCCACTACTG ATACCTGGAAAGAAGATCCACAACAAGGCTCAACTTTAGGGGaggacttgagaagaaaatatgaGGACCTTCAGGGTAAGTTTTATAGGTTGGCAGAACGAAATGAAATGCTGGAACAATCCTTAATGGAAAGGAACCACTTGTTGCAAAAATGGGAGGAGCTTTTGGATGGAATCAACATGCCCTCACAAATGCAATCCATGGAACCTGAAGAAAAGATTGAATGGTTAGGAAGGGCGTTTACAGAGGCTAATCATGAAACAAATTCTTTGCAGAAGAAGATTGATaatcttgaaaattattatgGGTCACTAGCTGCTGATTTGGAGGGTCCAGAAAAGAGAGTAGCTGATCTTGAGGCAGATCTTCAATCAGTTATGCTTGAGAGGGATCAACTTTCTGAAAAATTGGAGACTATgacttctaatcatcataatcTTTCGGCGAAGGCAGCTCGATTTGAAGTTGAGAATGAAAACCTTCAGGGCAAGATTTATAGGTTGGCAGAACGAAATGAACTGTTGGAACAATCCTTAATGGAAAGGAgccacttggtgcaaaaatggGTGGAACTTTTGGATGGAATCGACATGCCTTCACAAATGCAATCCATGGAACCTGAAGAAAAGATTGAATGGTTCGGGAGGGCGATTACAGAGGCTAATCATGAAAGAAACTCTTTGCAGAAGAAGATTGATaatcttgaaaattattatgGGTCACTAGCTGCTGATTTGGAGGAGTCAGAAAAGAGAGTAGCTGATCTTGGGGCAGACCTTCAATCAGTTACACTTGAGAGGGATAAACTTTCTGAAAAATTGGAGACTATgacttctaatcatcataacgTTTCAGCAAAGGCAGCTCATTTTGAAGTTGAGAATGAAAACCTTCAGATTAGAGTCAGTGGTTTGCAGGAAGAATTGGTTAAGAGGATGGAGGAGGAGGAACATCTTCTTAGGATGGATGGTGAAATAAGGAGATTGCAGCACTTGATTTCTGATGTGTTACCGGACGCTGATGCAAAAGATTTGGTTTCAGGTGGTAGTAGTACTGCATGCTTGGAAAGATTATTGAATAAGCTTATAGAGAATTACACTAATCTCAAGTCCATGAATCCGGACCTGGTGGATGTTGAAAAGGACCAGCCCAAGATAGGCGATGCGAGCCTTGATGAAGCTAGAAGCAGAGATGCACTTACTACTGAGGAGGATGTAGCTTCTCTAAAGAAAAAGCTGGAAGCAATGCTGCTTGACTTGATGCAGGTGAAGGATGAAAGAGATGAAATCTTTGGAAAGCATCAATCTTTGCTTCATGAAGTTCAAGCACTTGAAAGGAAAAGGGAAGAGTTGCAAGAGCTCCTTAATCAAGAAGAGCAGAAATCAGGTTCTCTGAGGGAAAAGTTAAATCTTGCCGTTAGAAAAGGGAAATCTTTGGTGCAGCAACGTGACAGCCTGAAGAAAACCACTGAAGATATGAATGCTGAGCTGGAACGCTTGAAATCTGAGTTTAGCCACCGAGAAAATGCTCTGGCTGATTATGAATTGAAGATGAGGGACTTCTCTGCTTACCGCGAAAGGGTAGAATCCTTAGAAGCTGACAGTTTGTTCTTGAGGAATCATCTGTTAGAAACTGAGCGCATGTTGGAGGAGAAAGGTCTTTTATTGAGCAGGATATTAAATGCAATAGCTGACATTGATGTTGGTAATGAAATTAACATCTCTGATCCGGTGGAGAAGTTGGAACTAATTGAGAAAGTTTGCCATGATTTGCATGCAGCTGCAGCTTCTTCGGAACAAGAGTCACGGAAGTCAAAGACTGCTGCAGAGCTACTGCTTGCAGAGTTGAATGAAGTGCAAGAGAGAAATGATGGTCTTCAGGAAGATCTAGCAAAACTTGCTAGTGAACTTACAGAAGTTGTGAAAGAAAGGGATGTCGCAGAGGCTGCAAAAGTTGAAGTTCTCTCACGTCTTGAGAAGTTGTCTGCAGTCCACTCTgaagaaaaaaggaaacaatatTCCGAATTAATCATGTTACAATCTAGTTTAGACGCATTGAGAAATGGTGTCAATAATGTTCAGGGTCTGGCATCTAATATTTTCTCAAAGGACTTGGAATTTCTGCAAAATTTGGAGGTTATCGTTAAGTTATGCTTGGAAGGGGGTGATGCCCAAGATATGTCTGGCTGGCCGTACAGTACCTCCAGCAATTTAGAGGACAAG GAGAACATTCAATTCGTGGAAACTTGGCCGGTTGCCAATATGCAGGACCCTGTGGATGACAAATCCATAGTTGAAGTTTGTGGTTTACTCTGGCAGCACCTGCAAGATTTGAGAACTGAAATTGCTGCGCTGAAAGAAAAGTTGATTGTGCAGTCAAAAtcattacaagaaaaaggtCATGGGATATGGAATGTATTGGAGATCCTgcatagagaaaaaaaatctcaGAAAGAGTCATTTGAAGCTATGAGGAGAAACATTATGCATTTAGAATCAGTTGGGGAAGAGAAGGACATGGAGATTCTTGTGTTGAGAAGAAACATTGCCTTCCTTTATGAAGCATGTGCTAATTCAGTCTTGGAAATTGAAAACCAGAAAGCCGAGCTGTTAGGAAATAATTTAGGTACTGCAGATCTGGGGACTAAAATGAAGCCTGTAATATTAGCTGATGGAGTACGTTCTCTCAGTGGACAAAATATTGTTTCTGCTGAGAAAAATATCAAGACCATGGCAGATAAGCTTTTTTCAACAGTGAAAGATTTCCTGCGCATGAAAGCTGAAATTACCGAAGGAAGTCAGAGGGAAATGAGAATTACCATAGCAAATTTGCAGAAAGAGCTTCAGGAGAAGGATATCCAGAAAGATAGGATATGCATGGAGCTTGTTAGTCAAATCAAGTTAGCTGAAGCTTCTTCCACAAATTACTCACGAGATCTTCAATCATCAAAGACCATGGTGTATGATTTGGAGAAAGAACTGGAAGTAATGAGAGAAGAACAGACTTCATTGCAGCAGAGAGTAAAAGAACTGGAGAATGTGCAAACCAACACAGTGGAATTGCAGGATAGAGTCAAATCACTGGCAGATGTATTATCATCCAAGGACCAAG AAATTGAAGCCCTTATGCAAGCACTTGATGAGGAGGAGGTCCAAATGGAAGAGTTGACAAAGAAGATTGAGGAACTAGAGAAAGTCCTGCAGCAGAAGAACACAGATTTAGAGAACCTTGAAGCTTCTCGTGGAAAGGTTATGAAAAAGCTTTCCGTCACTGTGAGCAGGTTTGATGAACTTCGTGATCTATCAGAGAGTCTTATTACCAAGGTTGAACAGCTTCAATCACAACTACAAGATCGGGATGCTGAGATTTCCTTCTTAAGACAAGAGGTCACAAGATGCACCAATGATGTTCTTGCCGCATCACAAGTAGG